One window of Streptomyces sp. FIT100 genomic DNA carries:
- a CDS encoding endonuclease/exonuclease/phosphatase family protein: MATPPLPNSRTAPDGSAVIRVLSYNIRSMRDDEDALARVIRACRPDLVFVQEAPRFFRWRKHAARLAAKSELVVLSGGATAAGPLLLSSLRTTVERTEDVLLPLTPGLHRRGFATAVVRIGGARLGLLSCHLSLQSDERYAQAGMVLDRLAAMDVPHAIAAGDINDRPDGRGFRRLAAELQDCWAVRPWGGEYTSTPADPHQRIDAVFATKGVEVLGCGVPIGLTGVRDGDLRAATDHLPVLAALRVPAS; this comes from the coding sequence ATGGCGACGCCACCGCTGCCCAACTCCCGCACCGCACCCGACGGTTCCGCCGTCATCCGCGTGCTCAGCTACAACATCCGCTCGATGCGCGACGACGAGGACGCCCTCGCCCGTGTGATCCGCGCCTGCCGCCCCGACCTCGTCTTCGTCCAGGAAGCGCCCCGCTTCTTCCGCTGGCGCAAGCACGCCGCCCGCCTCGCAGCCAAGAGCGAGCTCGTCGTGCTGAGCGGCGGCGCCACCGCCGCGGGGCCGCTGCTGCTCAGCTCACTGCGCACGACCGTGGAACGTACGGAGGACGTGCTGCTTCCGCTCACCCCCGGCCTGCACCGCCGCGGCTTCGCGACCGCCGTCGTACGCATCGGAGGCGCCCGGCTCGGCCTGCTCAGCTGTCATCTGAGCCTCCAGAGCGACGAGCGGTACGCCCAGGCGGGCATGGTGCTCGACAGGCTCGCCGCGATGGACGTGCCGCACGCGATCGCCGCGGGCGACATCAACGACCGGCCCGACGGCCGCGGCTTCCGGCGCCTCGCCGCCGAGCTGCAGGACTGCTGGGCCGTGCGCCCCTGGGGCGGTGAGTACACCTCCACCCCCGCCGACCCCCATCAGCGGATCGACGCGGTCTTCGCGACCAAGGGCGTCGAAGTCCTCGGCTGCGGGGTGCCGATCGGCCTCACGGGTGTCAGGGACGGGGACCTGAGGGCGGCCACGGACCATCTCCCGGTCCTGGCCGCCCTCAGAGTCCCCGCGAGCTGA
- a CDS encoding ROK family glucokinase, with protein sequence MGLTIGVDIGGTKIAAGVVDEEGTILEKHTVPTPPTADAIVEAICAAVTAAGKGHDIEAVGIGAAGYVDDKRATVLFAPNINWRHEPLKDKVEQRVGLPVVVENDANAAAWGEYRFGAGQGHDDVICITLGTGLGGGIIIGNKLRRGRFGVAAEFGHIRVVPDGLLCGCGSQGCWEQYASGRALVRYARQRAMATPENAEILLALGDGTPEGIEGKHISAAAREGDKVAVDSFRELARWAGAGLADLASLFDPSAFIVGGGVSDEGELVLDPIRKSFRRWLIGAQWRPHAQVLAAQLGGKAGLVGAADLARQG encoded by the coding sequence ATGGGACTCACCATCGGCGTCGACATCGGCGGCACCAAGATCGCGGCCGGCGTGGTCGACGAAGAGGGCACGATTCTCGAGAAGCACACGGTGCCCACTCCGCCGACCGCCGACGCGATCGTGGAGGCGATCTGCGCCGCCGTCACCGCAGCCGGTAAGGGGCACGACATCGAGGCGGTCGGCATCGGCGCCGCCGGATACGTCGACGACAAGCGTGCCACCGTCCTGTTCGCGCCGAACATCAACTGGCGCCACGAGCCGCTGAAGGACAAGGTCGAACAGCGCGTCGGCCTCCCCGTCGTCGTGGAGAACGACGCGAACGCGGCGGCGTGGGGCGAGTACCGCTTCGGCGCGGGCCAGGGCCACGACGACGTCATCTGCATCACCCTCGGCACGGGCCTGGGCGGCGGCATCATCATCGGCAACAAGCTGCGGCGGGGACGCTTCGGCGTCGCCGCCGAGTTCGGGCACATCCGGGTCGTCCCCGACGGACTGCTCTGCGGCTGCGGCAGCCAGGGCTGCTGGGAGCAGTACGCCTCGGGCCGCGCCCTCGTCCGGTACGCACGCCAGCGTGCGATGGCCACCCCCGAGAACGCGGAGATCCTGCTCGCCCTCGGCGACGGCACCCCCGAAGGGATCGAGGGCAAGCACATCAGCGCCGCGGCCCGCGAGGGCGACAAGGTCGCCGTCGACTCCTTCCGCGAACTGGCCCGCTGGGCCGGCGCCGGCCTCGCCGACCTCGCCTCCCTCTTCGACCCGTCCGCGTTCATCGTCGGCGGTGGTGTCTCGGACGAGGGCGAGCTCGTCCTCGACCCGATCCGCAAGTCCTTCCGCCGCTGGCTGATCGGTGCCCAGTGGCGCCCCCACGCCCAGGTCCTCGCCGCACAGCTGGGCGGCAAGGCGGGGCTCGTCGGCGCGGCCGACCTGGCCCGGCAGGGCTGA
- a CDS encoding DUF5304 domain-containing protein, with protein MSDATERPAVDADAWAEACAEDLEAERARRRERYGTQTGSAAEELRKLVDAVAEKVSSLQNPLFGAATQGAVQQLISQARSAVEPVIERNPQVFDHLAAAGNELLAAYRSAVEGHERRWTRDEPAPRDGRDGRDGGGEGPSEKIDLD; from the coding sequence ATGAGCGATGCCACCGAGCGTCCCGCCGTCGACGCCGATGCCTGGGCGGAGGCGTGCGCCGAGGACCTGGAGGCCGAGCGGGCCCGCCGCCGCGAGCGGTACGGCACGCAGACCGGCTCCGCGGCCGAGGAGCTGCGCAAGCTGGTGGACGCGGTCGCCGAGAAGGTCTCCTCGCTGCAGAACCCGCTGTTCGGCGCGGCGACGCAGGGCGCGGTACAACAGTTGATCAGCCAGGCCAGATCGGCTGTCGAGCCGGTCATCGAGCGCAATCCGCAGGTCTTCGACCACCTCGCGGCCGCGGGCAACGAACTGCTGGCCGCCTACCGTTCGGCCGTCGAGGGCCACGAGCGCCGCTGGACGCGCGACGAGCCGGCTCCCCGCGACGGGCGGGACGGCCGTGACGGCGGCGGCGAAGGGCCGAGCGAGAAGATCGACCTGGACTGA
- a CDS encoding ArsA family ATPase — protein sequence MRTVLVTGPGGSGRTTVAAATALAEARRGRRTLLLSGEAGGVLGTAVGTEPRPVTDGLWAVRTDPGAHFRSELLAFQERGSALLDLLGARGLEDEELTELPGSEQSALLRALRDAAAGGWDVLVVDLPPVPDAIALLGLPEQLRRYLRRLVPAERQAARALRPVLAQLAGVPMPAQWLYDTAARWEAELAAVQGLIEDRNTTVRLVAEPGPAGEDALRTARLGLALYRADVDTLVANRVLPVVSGDPWLAGLQAQQDKALRGWHEEWARTAAVREAAHLGRDPRGLDDLAALDLPVGPPAPREPWGVVEGPAGDEGTLVWQLPLPGAVKEELHLVRRGDELVLTAGPFRRIVPLPSALRRCTVSGAGLTDGVLGVRFTPDPALWPRTR from the coding sequence ATGCGCACCGTTCTCGTCACCGGGCCCGGAGGCTCGGGCCGTACGACCGTCGCCGCGGCCACCGCGCTCGCCGAGGCGCGGCGCGGCAGGCGGACCCTGCTGCTCTCGGGCGAGGCGGGCGGCGTCCTCGGGACCGCCGTCGGGACCGAGCCGCGGCCGGTCACCGACGGACTGTGGGCGGTCCGGACCGATCCCGGCGCCCACTTCCGCTCCGAGCTGCTCGCCTTCCAGGAGCGCGGGAGCGCGCTGCTGGACCTCCTCGGCGCCCGCGGACTGGAGGACGAAGAGCTCACCGAACTGCCCGGCAGCGAGCAGTCCGCGCTGCTGCGCGCGCTGCGGGACGCCGCGGCCGGGGGGTGGGACGTGCTCGTCGTCGACCTGCCCCCGGTCCCTGACGCCATCGCCCTGCTCGGCCTCCCGGAGCAGCTCCGCCGCTATCTGCGCCGGCTCGTCCCGGCCGAGCGGCAGGCCGCCCGCGCGCTGCGCCCGGTCCTGGCCCAGCTCGCCGGCGTACCGATGCCCGCGCAGTGGCTGTACGACACGGCCGCGCGCTGGGAGGCGGAGCTCGCCGCCGTCCAGGGACTGATCGAGGACCGGAACACCACCGTCCGGCTCGTCGCCGAGCCCGGGCCCGCGGGTGAGGACGCGCTGCGCACCGCCCGGCTCGGCCTCGCGCTGTACCGGGCGGACGTGGACACGCTCGTGGCCAACCGGGTCCTCCCGGTCGTGTCCGGCGACCCCTGGCTCGCGGGACTCCAGGCCCAGCAGGACAAGGCGCTGCGGGGCTGGCACGAGGAGTGGGCGCGGACCGCCGCCGTACGCGAGGCGGCGCACCTGGGCCGGGACCCTCGGGGGCTCGACGACCTGGCCGCCCTGGACCTGCCCGTGGGGCCCCCGGCGCCCCGGGAGCCGTGGGGAGTGGTCGAGGGACCGGCCGGCGACGAGGGCACCCTGGTCTGGCAGCTGCCGCTGCCCGGGGCCGTCAAGGAGGAGCTCCACCTGGTGCGCCGCGGGGACGAACTCGTCCTCACCGCGGGCCCGTTCCGGCGTATCGTTCCGCTGCCCTCCGCGCTGCGCCGCTGCACCGTCTCCGGCGCGGGGCTCACCGACGGGGTGCTGGGCGTCCGCTTCACCCCCGACCCCGCCCTTTGGCCACGGACCCGCTGA
- a CDS encoding SRPBCC family protein produces MAEHTSSSITIDAPPAEVMGVISDFARYPEWTGEVQETEVLEKDDQGRAVQVRLVLDAGAIKDDHTLAYTWSGDNQVSWTLVKSQMLRTLDGSYTLAPVAGGEHTEVTYQLTVDVKIPMLGMIKRKAEKVIIDRALAGLKKRVESGAAGAQG; encoded by the coding sequence ATGGCGGAACACACCAGCTCGAGCATCACCATCGACGCGCCGCCCGCCGAGGTCATGGGCGTCATCTCCGACTTCGCGCGCTACCCGGAGTGGACGGGCGAGGTGCAGGAGACCGAGGTCCTGGAGAAGGACGACCAGGGCCGCGCGGTCCAGGTCAGGCTCGTCCTCGACGCCGGGGCGATCAAGGACGACCACACCCTCGCCTACACCTGGTCCGGCGACAACCAGGTCTCCTGGACGCTGGTCAAGTCCCAGATGCTGCGCACCCTGGACGGTTCGTACACGCTGGCGCCCGTCGCCGGCGGCGAGCACACCGAGGTCACCTACCAGCTGACCGTCGACGTCAAGATCCCGATGCTCGGGATGATCAAGCGCAAGGCCGAGAAGGTCATCATCGACCGCGCCCTCGCCGGCCTGAAGAAGCGCGTCGAGTCCGGCGCGGCCGGCGCGCAGGGCTGA
- a CDS encoding metallophosphoesterase encodes MRVHVVSDVHGNTRDLARAGDGADALVCLGDLVLFLDYADHSRGIFPDLFGVENADRIVELRTARRYEEARALGQRLWAGLDRDAAILSAVRRQYAEMFAAFPTPTYATYGNVDIPSLWPEYARPGTTVLDGERIELDGRVFGFVGGGLRTPMRTPYEISDEEYAAKVEALGEVDVLCSHIPPDVPELTYDTVPRRFERGSRALLDAIRRTRPRYALFGHVHQPLTRRMRIGATECVNVGHFAATGRPWALEW; translated from the coding sequence ATGCGAGTTCATGTGGTCAGCGACGTACACGGGAACACCAGGGATCTGGCCAGAGCGGGCGACGGGGCCGACGCCCTGGTCTGCCTCGGTGACCTTGTGCTCTTCCTCGACTACGCCGACCACTCGCGCGGCATCTTCCCCGACCTCTTCGGCGTCGAGAACGCCGACCGGATCGTGGAACTGCGCACCGCCCGCCGCTACGAGGAGGCCCGCGCCCTCGGGCAGCGGCTGTGGGCCGGGCTCGACCGGGACGCCGCGATCCTCTCCGCGGTGCGCCGGCAGTACGCCGAGATGTTCGCCGCCTTCCCGACGCCGACGTACGCCACCTACGGAAACGTCGACATCCCCTCCCTCTGGCCGGAGTACGCGCGCCCCGGCACCACCGTCCTCGACGGCGAGCGCATCGAGCTCGACGGGCGCGTCTTCGGCTTCGTCGGCGGGGGACTGCGCACCCCGATGCGCACCCCGTACGAGATCTCCGACGAGGAGTACGCCGCCAAGGTCGAGGCGCTCGGCGAGGTCGACGTGCTCTGCTCGCACATCCCGCCCGACGTGCCGGAGCTGACCTACGACACCGTCCCCCGCCGGTTCGAACGCGGCAGCCGCGCCCTGCTCGACGCCATCAGGAGGACCCGGCCGCGGTACGCCCTCTTCGGCCACGTCCACCAGCCGCTGACCCGGCGCATGCGGATCGGCGCGACCGAGTGCGTGAACGTGGGGCACTTCGCCGCGACGGGCAGGCCATGGGCCCTGGAATGGTGA
- a CDS encoding long-chain fatty acid--CoA ligase: protein MREFSLPALYEVPTDGNLTDLIHRNATQHPDTAVMGRKVAGVWADVTAARFLAEVRAAAKGLIAAGVRPGDRVGLMSRTRYEWVQLDFAIWCAGAVTVPVYETSSPEQVQWILGDSGAVAVIVESEAHASAVESVRDGLPALRHVWQLEKGAVDELTAAGAEVSDETVDERSAVAKADDPATIVYTSGTTGRPKGCVLTHRAFFAECGNLVERLKPLFRTGDSSVLLFLPAAHVFGRMVEIASVMAPIRLGCVPDIKNLTDELASFRPTLILGVPRVFEKVYNSARAKAQADGKGKIFDKAASTAIAYSRAIGTPQGAPLGLRLKHRLFDKLVYSKLRAVLGGRGEFAVSGGAPLGERLGHFFRGIGFTVLEGYGLTESCAATAFNPWDRQKIGTVGQPLPGSVVRIADDGEVLLHGEHIFTGYWNNEAATAEALADGWFHTGDIGTLDEDGYLAITGRKKEILVTAGGKNVAPAVIEDRIRAHALVAECMVVGDGRPFVGALVTIDEEFLARWAADNGKPAGSTAASLRDDPELLAEVQRAVDEGNAAVSKAESVRKFRILASQFTEEAGHITPSLKLKRNVVAKDFADEIEAIYRA, encoded by the coding sequence TTGCGCGAGTTCAGCCTTCCGGCCCTGTACGAGGTCCCCACGGACGGCAACCTGACGGATCTCATCCACCGCAATGCGACGCAGCACCCCGATACGGCCGTCATGGGCAGAAAGGTGGCGGGTGTCTGGGCCGACGTCACCGCCGCCCGGTTCCTGGCCGAGGTGCGCGCTGCCGCCAAGGGCCTGATCGCGGCCGGGGTCCGGCCCGGTGACCGGGTCGGCCTGATGTCCCGCACCCGCTACGAGTGGGTGCAGCTGGACTTCGCGATCTGGTGCGCCGGCGCGGTGACCGTGCCGGTGTACGAGACCAGCTCCCCCGAGCAGGTGCAGTGGATCCTCGGCGACTCCGGCGCCGTCGCGGTGATCGTCGAGAGCGAGGCGCACGCCTCCGCCGTCGAATCCGTGCGGGACGGGCTGCCCGCCCTGCGGCACGTCTGGCAGCTGGAGAAGGGCGCGGTCGACGAGCTGACCGCGGCCGGCGCGGAGGTCTCCGACGAGACGGTCGACGAGCGCAGCGCGGTCGCCAAGGCCGACGACCCGGCCACCATCGTCTACACCTCGGGCACGACCGGCCGCCCCAAGGGCTGTGTGCTCACCCACCGCGCGTTCTTCGCGGAGTGCGGCAACCTGGTCGAGCGGCTCAAACCGCTCTTCCGCACCGGCGACAGCTCCGTGCTGCTCTTCCTGCCGGCCGCCCATGTCTTCGGGCGCATGGTCGAGATCGCGTCCGTGATGGCGCCGATCAGGCTCGGCTGCGTGCCGGACATCAAGAACCTCACCGATGAACTCGCCTCGTTCCGGCCGACGCTGATCCTCGGCGTGCCGCGCGTCTTCGAGAAGGTCTACAACTCGGCGCGGGCGAAGGCCCAGGCGGACGGCAAGGGCAAGATCTTCGACAAGGCCGCGAGCACGGCGATCGCGTACAGCCGCGCCATCGGCACCCCCCAGGGCGCCCCGCTCGGCCTGAGGCTCAAGCACAGGCTCTTCGACAAGCTGGTCTACAGCAAGCTGCGTGCGGTGCTCGGCGGCCGCGGCGAGTTCGCGGTCTCCGGCGGCGCGCCACTGGGCGAGCGGCTCGGCCACTTCTTCCGCGGTATCGGCTTCACGGTGCTCGAGGGGTACGGCCTCACGGAGTCCTGCGCGGCGACGGCGTTCAACCCCTGGGACCGGCAGAAGATCGGCACGGTCGGGCAGCCGCTGCCGGGTTCGGTGGTGCGGATCGCCGACGACGGCGAGGTGCTGCTGCACGGCGAGCACATCTTCACCGGCTACTGGAACAACGAGGCGGCGACGGCCGAGGCGCTGGCCGACGGCTGGTTCCACACCGGTGACATCGGCACGCTCGACGAGGACGGCTATCTCGCGATCACGGGCCGGAAGAAGGAGATCCTGGTGACGGCGGGCGGCAAGAACGTCGCCCCGGCGGTCATCGAGGACCGTATCCGCGCCCATGCGCTGGTCGCGGAGTGCATGGTGGTGGGCGACGGGCGGCCGTTCGTGGGCGCGCTGGTCACCATCGACGAGGAGTTCCTGGCCCGCTGGGCCGCCGACAACGGCAAGCCGGCCGGTTCGACGGCAGCTTCGCTGCGCGACGACCCGGAGCTGCTGGCGGAGGTCCAGCGGGCGGTGGACGAGGGCAATGCCGCGGTTTCCAAGGCGGAATCGGTGCGGAAGTTCAGGATTCTCGCCTCCCAGTTCACTGAGGAGGCCGGCCACATCACGCCGTCGCTGAAGCTGAAGCGGAATGTGGTGGCCAAGGACTTCGCCGACGAGATCGAGGCGATCTACCGGGCATAG
- a CDS encoding GMC oxidoreductase, which translates to MTPNLTRRHLLGLGAFQTAAALGLTRITLSPAQAATQAAQATDRTPALVIGSGYGAAVTALRLGEAGVPTLVLEMGQLWDTPGSDGKLFCATGTPDHRSMWFRTRTEAPLAQFLWLDVVNRDISPYPGVLDRVRFDHMSVYVGRGVGGGSLVNGGMAVTPQRAYFSEMLPTVDAAAMYDTYFPRARQMLGVNTVNPAWFESTDWYRFTRISRKHADNTGLRTTFVPNVYDFGYMEREAAGQAVKSALAGEVIYGNNHGKRSLDRTYLAAALGTGNVTIETLHRARAIRRQPDGTYVVTADRIDPTGTVVATREIGCTRLFLGAGSLGTTELLLRARESGALPDLSADVGTGWGTNGNVMTARANHVWDTVGANQSTMPVMGIDDWSNTANPVFAEIAPLPMGFEHWISLYLAITRNPERGTFRYDAATDSARLDWTQAQSQVSVDAAKKLFDRINLRNATIYRYDLFGGNRTFADDFTYHPLGGCVLGRATDAYGRVSGAPGVYVTDGALVPGSIGVNPFVTITALAERNIERVLAEDYAR; encoded by the coding sequence ATGACACCAAATCTGACGCGCCGTCACCTCCTGGGTCTCGGCGCCTTCCAGACCGCCGCCGCGCTCGGCCTCACGCGCATCACCCTGAGCCCGGCCCAGGCCGCGACACAGGCCGCGCAGGCCACCGACCGCACCCCCGCCCTCGTCATCGGCTCCGGCTACGGCGCCGCCGTCACCGCCCTTCGCCTCGGCGAGGCCGGTGTCCCCACCCTCGTACTGGAGATGGGGCAGCTCTGGGACACCCCGGGGTCCGACGGAAAGCTGTTCTGCGCCACGGGCACACCCGACCACCGCTCCATGTGGTTCCGCACCCGCACCGAGGCGCCGCTCGCGCAGTTCCTCTGGCTCGACGTCGTCAACAGGGACATCAGCCCGTACCCCGGCGTCCTCGACCGCGTCCGCTTCGACCACATGTCCGTGTACGTGGGGCGCGGTGTCGGCGGCGGATCACTCGTCAACGGCGGCATGGCCGTCACCCCGCAGCGCGCGTACTTCTCGGAGATGCTGCCGACCGTCGACGCGGCCGCCATGTACGACACCTACTTCCCGCGCGCCCGTCAGATGCTGGGCGTCAACACCGTGAATCCGGCGTGGTTCGAGTCCACCGACTGGTACCGCTTCACCCGGATCTCGCGCAAGCACGCCGACAACACCGGCCTGCGGACCACCTTCGTACCCAACGTGTACGACTTCGGGTACATGGAGCGTGAAGCCGCCGGGCAGGCCGTGAAGTCCGCGCTCGCCGGCGAGGTGATCTACGGCAACAACCACGGGAAGCGCAGCCTCGACAGGACGTACCTCGCCGCGGCGCTCGGCACCGGCAACGTCACCATCGAGACCCTCCACCGGGCCCGCGCGATCCGAAGACAGCCCGACGGGACGTACGTCGTCACCGCCGACCGGATCGATCCCACCGGGACGGTCGTCGCCACCCGCGAGATCGGCTGCACGCGTCTGTTCCTCGGCGCCGGCAGCCTCGGCACCACCGAACTGCTGCTGCGCGCACGCGAGTCGGGTGCCCTGCCCGACCTCAGCGCCGACGTCGGCACCGGCTGGGGCACCAACGGCAACGTCATGACCGCCCGCGCCAACCATGTGTGGGACACCGTCGGCGCCAACCAGTCGACCATGCCGGTCATGGGCATCGACGACTGGTCCAACACCGCCAACCCGGTCTTCGCCGAGATCGCCCCGCTGCCGATGGGCTTCGAGCACTGGATCAGCCTCTATCTGGCCATCACCAGAAACCCGGAACGCGGTACCTTCCGCTACGACGCCGCCACCGACTCGGCACGGCTCGACTGGACCCAGGCGCAGAGCCAGGTCTCCGTCGACGCGGCGAAGAAGCTCTTCGACCGCATCAACCTCAGGAACGCCACGATCTACCGGTACGACCTCTTCGGCGGCAACAGGACCTTCGCCGACGACTTCACGTACCACCCGCTCGGCGGCTGCGTCCTCGGCCGGGCCACCGACGCCTACGGGCGTGTGAGCGGCGCCCCAGGGGTGTACGTCACCGATGGAGCCCTCGTCCCGGGCTCCATCGGCGTCAATCCGTTCGTCACCATCACCGCGCTCGCCGAGCGCAACATCGAGCGGGTCCTCGCCGAGGACTATGCCCGGTAG
- a CDS encoding glycosyltransferase family 4 protein gives MDKTLIVTNDFPPRPGGIQAFLHNMALRLDPEQIVVYASTWKRSREGVQATADFDAEQPFTVVRDRTTMLLPTPRVTRRAAGLLREHGCTSVWFGAAAPLGLMAPALRRAGARRIVATTHGHEAGWAQLPASRQLLRRIGEGTDTITYLGEYTRSRIAAALTPQAAGRMVQLPPGVDEKTFHPGSGGDAVRERLGLADRPVVVCVSRLVPRKGQDTLIRAMPAILAKVPDAVLLIVGGGPYEGELRRLAESTGVAGSVRFTGAVPWEELPAHYGAGDVFAMPCRTRRGGLDVEGLGIVYLEASATGLPVVAGDSGGAPDAVLDGETGWVVRGGVPGESAERIVALLEDAELRGRMGERGRAWVEDRWRWDLLADRLRELFV, from the coding sequence ATGGACAAGACCCTCATCGTGACCAACGACTTTCCGCCGAGGCCCGGCGGCATCCAGGCGTTCCTCCACAACATGGCGCTGCGCCTGGACCCGGAGCAGATCGTCGTCTACGCCTCCACCTGGAAGCGTAGCCGTGAGGGTGTGCAGGCCACGGCAGATTTCGACGCCGAGCAGCCTTTCACGGTGGTCAGGGACCGTACGACCATGCTGCTGCCCACCCCTCGGGTCACCCGGCGGGCCGCCGGGCTGCTGCGCGAGCACGGCTGTACGTCGGTGTGGTTCGGGGCCGCCGCGCCGCTCGGGCTGATGGCGCCCGCGCTGCGCAGGGCGGGGGCGCGCCGGATCGTCGCCACGACGCACGGGCACGAGGCGGGTTGGGCGCAGCTGCCCGCGTCCCGGCAGCTGCTGCGCCGGATCGGCGAGGGCACGGACACGATCACGTATCTCGGCGAGTACACGCGCTCGCGGATCGCCGCGGCGCTGACGCCCCAGGCGGCGGGGCGGATGGTGCAACTGCCGCCCGGCGTCGACGAGAAGACCTTCCACCCCGGCTCGGGCGGGGACGCCGTACGGGAACGGCTCGGGCTCGCCGACCGCCCCGTCGTCGTCTGCGTCTCCCGGCTGGTGCCGCGCAAGGGCCAGGACACGCTGATCCGGGCCATGCCCGCGATCCTGGCGAAGGTGCCGGACGCGGTGCTGCTGATCGTCGGCGGCGGCCCGTACGAGGGCGAGCTGCGCAGGCTCGCGGAGTCGACGGGCGTCGCCGGGTCGGTCCGCTTCACGGGCGCGGTCCCGTGGGAGGAACTGCCCGCGCACTACGGCGCAGGCGACGTCTTCGCCATGCCGTGCCGCACCCGGCGCGGCGGTCTCGACGTGGAGGGCCTCGGCATCGTCTATCTGGAGGCGTCCGCGACGGGCCTGCCGGTCGTGGCGGGCGATTCCGGCGGTGCGCCGGACGCCGTGCTCGACGGCGAGACGGGCTGGGTCGTGCGGGGCGGTGTGCCGGGGGAGTCGGCGGAGCGGATCGTGGCGCTGCTGGAGGACGCGGAGCTGCGCGGGCGGATGGGCGAGCGGGGCCGTGCCTGGGTGGAGGACCGCTGGCGCTGGGACCTCCTGGCGGACCGGCTGCGGGAGCTGTTCGTGTGA
- a CDS encoding glycosyltransferase 87 family protein — protein sequence MKGAARTALPVAVWVLTRILLLLWVLKVLFVAGPDVTSDVAGIYQGWNGVLRTGTYPMDDVTWQYPPAAALAILSPGLLPFLGYVHAFFVLVCVCDAAVLGLLLYAGRRPGKSLRGVWVWVAGVPLLGPTAYARYDLMVTAVAVAALLAAARRPRLAGALVAFGALLKVWPALLLAGMRSRRSWLAAAVTGGALLLLFTAAMPGALAFLTFQRDRGTEVESLGALVFHIARHHGWDGQVLLNYGSVEFLGPYVPLVSGIALGLSVLGFGWLLVWRLRARDFGASTPADTALTAVLLFTTTSRVISPQYMIWLVGLAAVCLAFRSSRMALPACLVLLATGVTYLEFPIWFADVVGSTSFGIALLVLRNGLLVAATLLACHRLWTSTVPAARRRHGRAVPARPMPDRELLDS from the coding sequence ATGAAGGGCGCGGCCCGCACAGCTCTGCCCGTCGCGGTCTGGGTCCTCACCAGGATCCTGCTGCTGCTCTGGGTCCTGAAGGTCCTGTTCGTCGCGGGACCGGACGTGACCAGCGATGTCGCGGGGATCTACCAGGGCTGGAACGGGGTGCTGAGGACCGGCACGTACCCGATGGACGACGTCACCTGGCAGTACCCGCCCGCCGCCGCGCTCGCGATCCTCTCCCCCGGCCTGCTGCCGTTCCTCGGCTATGTGCACGCCTTCTTCGTCCTCGTCTGCGTCTGCGACGCGGCGGTGCTCGGACTGCTGCTGTACGCGGGCAGACGGCCCGGCAAGTCCCTGAGGGGGGTCTGGGTCTGGGTGGCGGGGGTGCCGCTGCTCGGGCCGACGGCCTACGCCCGCTACGACCTGATGGTGACGGCGGTGGCGGTCGCGGCCCTGCTCGCGGCGGCCCGCCGACCGCGGCTCGCGGGCGCGCTGGTCGCCTTCGGGGCGCTGCTGAAGGTCTGGCCCGCACTGCTGCTGGCGGGGATGCGCAGCCGCCGCTCCTGGCTCGCCGCGGCGGTCACGGGCGGCGCGCTGCTGCTGCTCTTCACCGCGGCGATGCCCGGGGCGCTGGCCTTCCTGACCTTCCAGCGCGACCGGGGCACGGAGGTCGAGTCGCTCGGTGCGCTGGTCTTCCACATCGCACGCCACCACGGCTGGGACGGGCAGGTGCTGCTGAACTACGGCTCGGTCGAGTTCCTGGGCCCGTACGTCCCGCTGGTGAGCGGCATCGCGCTGGGTCTGTCGGTGCTCGGGTTCGGCTGGCTGCTGGTGTGGCGGCTGCGGGCGCGCGACTTCGGGGCGAGCACCCCGGCGGACACCGCGCTGACGGCGGTGCTGCTCTTCACGACCACGAGCCGGGTGATCAGCCCGCAGTACATGATCTGGCTGGTCGGTCTGGCCGCGGTCTGCCTCGCCTTCCGGTCGAGCCGGATGGCGCTGCCGGCGTGCCTGGTGCTGCTTGCCACCGGGGTCACGTACCTGGAGTTCCCCATCTGGTTCGCGGACGTCGTGGGGAGCACCTCGTTCGGCATCGCGCTGCTGGTGCTGCGCAACGGTCTGCTGGTGGCGGCGACGCTGCTGGCCTGCCACCGCCTGTGGACGAGCACGGTCCCGGCCGCCCGGCGCCGGCACGGACGGGCCGTGCCCGCCCGGCCGATGCCGGACAGGGAGCTCCTGGACAGCTGA